The following are encoded together in the Humulus lupulus chromosome 5, drHumLupu1.1, whole genome shotgun sequence genome:
- the LOC133778611 gene encoding RNA pseudouridine synthase 3, mitochondrial isoform X2: protein MWRTARNRRLWLGTRQYSRIRPPPPAGAQPIIRVSNNVARLGGPKEGPKPRQLLSLPPFPGLPLPGKNSVTVPGRSPHVTAISWVQIKSSNFSDSLSDKDGKANPMMKIKPNDVMEEGTRVYVPVSVAESRISRRFDTIPSGTLYPNADEIAYLQRLVHYKDSAILVLNKPPRMPVKGHLPVHNSMDALAAAALSYDYDEGPKLVHRLDRESSGLLLMGRTKESINHLEWLFSDAKMRSSCKAWNKACDATYQRYWALVIGSPKEKEGFICAPLSKVLLNDGKTERVIIAHQSGFESSQEAITEYRMLGPMINGCSWLELRPLTSRKHQLRVHCAEALGTPIVGDYKYGWFVHQRWKQMPRVDIEPTTGKPYKLRRPEGLNVQKGSVLSKVPLLHLHCRELVLPNIAKFLLVFDRKSENRDPALSSKPDLLRFVAPMPSHMKISWNLMSSYLV, encoded by the exons ATGTGGAGAACCGCCCGGAATCGACGTCTCTGGCTTGGTACCAGACAGTACTCCAGAATTCGTCCACCGCCGCCGGCTGGGGCCCAGCCCATTATTCGAGTTTCCAACAACGTAGCCCGATTGGGCGGCCCAAAAGAAGGCCCAAAGCCTCGCCAACTTCTATCTTTGCCTCCTTTCCCCGGACTCCCTTTGCCGGGAAAAAACTCGGTGACCGTTCCAGGACGATCCCCACATGTCACCGCCATTAGCTGG gtTCAGATAAAGAGCTCAAATTTTAGTGACTCCTTGAGTGATAAGGATGGAAAAGCAAACCCAATGATGAAG ATAAAGCCCAATGATGTCATGGAGGAAGGGACCAGAGTTTATGTACCTGTGTCAGTAGCAGAGAGTAGGATTTCCAGGAGATTTGATACTATTCCAAGTGGAACACTATACCCAAATGCTGATGAGATAGCGTACTTGCAAAGGCTTGTTCACTACAAG GACTCTGCTATACTTGTTCTGAACAAGCCTCCAAGAATGCCGGTTAAG GGACATCTACCAGTTCATAACAGCATGGATGCATTGGCAGCAGCAGCACTATCTTATGACTATGACGAAGGCCCTAAGTTG GTTCATCGTCTTGATAGAGAGAGTAGTGGCCTCCTATTGATGGGAAGAACAAAGGAGAGCATAAACCATCTAGAGTGGCTATTCAGTGATGCCAAAATGAGATCCTCGTGTAAG GCTTGGAACAAAGCATGTGATGCTACATATCAGAGGTATTGGGCATTGGTCATAGGGTCTCCCAAGGAAAAGGAAGGCTTTATTTGTGCTCCTCTTTCTAAG GTGCTTCTTAATGATGGAAAGACAGAAAGGGTCATCATAGCTCATCAATCAGGTTTTGAGTCTTCTCAAGAAGCAATAACTGAATATCGCATGCTCGGACCAATGATAAATGGATGCTCGTGGCTTGAGCTGCGTCCGCTTACTAGTCGGAAGCATCAG cTCCGTGTCCATTGTGCCGAAGCTCTTGGCACGCCAATTGTGGGTGACTATAAATATGGATGGTTTGTGCACCAAAGATGGAAACAAATGCCTCGTGTTGATATTGAGCCGACGACCGGTAAGCCTTACAAGTTGCGCAGGCCAGAAGGACTCAATGTTCAGAAGGGAAGTGTTCTATCGAAGGTCCCTTTGTTGCATCTGCACTGTAGAGAGCTTGTGCTCCCCAACATTGCTAAATTCCTTCTAGTTTTTGATAGAAAATCAGAGAACCGGGACCCTGCACTTAGCTCAAAGCCAGATCTTCTTCGGTTTGTGGCACCTATGCCATCCCACATGAAAATTAGTTGGAATCTTATGTCATCCTATTTAGTTTAA
- the LOC133778611 gene encoding RNA pseudouridine synthase 3, mitochondrial isoform X1 — MWRTARNRRLWLGTRQYSRIRPPPPAGAQPIIRVSNNVARLGGPKEGPKPRQLLSLPPFPGLPLPGKNSVTVPGRSPHVTAISWVKYYFDELLDNAVQSHFNKGLVQIKSSNFSDSLSDKDGKANPMMKIKPNDVMEEGTRVYVPVSVAESRISRRFDTIPSGTLYPNADEIAYLQRLVHYKDSAILVLNKPPRMPVKGHLPVHNSMDALAAAALSYDYDEGPKLVHRLDRESSGLLLMGRTKESINHLEWLFSDAKMRSSCKAWNKACDATYQRYWALVIGSPKEKEGFICAPLSKVLLNDGKTERVIIAHQSGFESSQEAITEYRMLGPMINGCSWLELRPLTSRKHQLRVHCAEALGTPIVGDYKYGWFVHQRWKQMPRVDIEPTTGKPYKLRRPEGLNVQKGSVLSKVPLLHLHCRELVLPNIAKFLLVFDRKSENRDPALSSKPDLLRFVAPMPSHMKISWNLMSSYLV; from the exons ATGTGGAGAACCGCCCGGAATCGACGTCTCTGGCTTGGTACCAGACAGTACTCCAGAATTCGTCCACCGCCGCCGGCTGGGGCCCAGCCCATTATTCGAGTTTCCAACAACGTAGCCCGATTGGGCGGCCCAAAAGAAGGCCCAAAGCCTCGCCAACTTCTATCTTTGCCTCCTTTCCCCGGACTCCCTTTGCCGGGAAAAAACTCGGTGACCGTTCCAGGACGATCCCCACATGTCACCGCCATTAGCTGGGTTAAGTATTACTTTGATGAGCTTCTTGACAATGCCGTTCAGTCTCATTTCAACAAGGGTCTT gtTCAGATAAAGAGCTCAAATTTTAGTGACTCCTTGAGTGATAAGGATGGAAAAGCAAACCCAATGATGAAG ATAAAGCCCAATGATGTCATGGAGGAAGGGACCAGAGTTTATGTACCTGTGTCAGTAGCAGAGAGTAGGATTTCCAGGAGATTTGATACTATTCCAAGTGGAACACTATACCCAAATGCTGATGAGATAGCGTACTTGCAAAGGCTTGTTCACTACAAG GACTCTGCTATACTTGTTCTGAACAAGCCTCCAAGAATGCCGGTTAAG GGACATCTACCAGTTCATAACAGCATGGATGCATTGGCAGCAGCAGCACTATCTTATGACTATGACGAAGGCCCTAAGTTG GTTCATCGTCTTGATAGAGAGAGTAGTGGCCTCCTATTGATGGGAAGAACAAAGGAGAGCATAAACCATCTAGAGTGGCTATTCAGTGATGCCAAAATGAGATCCTCGTGTAAG GCTTGGAACAAAGCATGTGATGCTACATATCAGAGGTATTGGGCATTGGTCATAGGGTCTCCCAAGGAAAAGGAAGGCTTTATTTGTGCTCCTCTTTCTAAG GTGCTTCTTAATGATGGAAAGACAGAAAGGGTCATCATAGCTCATCAATCAGGTTTTGAGTCTTCTCAAGAAGCAATAACTGAATATCGCATGCTCGGACCAATGATAAATGGATGCTCGTGGCTTGAGCTGCGTCCGCTTACTAGTCGGAAGCATCAG cTCCGTGTCCATTGTGCCGAAGCTCTTGGCACGCCAATTGTGGGTGACTATAAATATGGATGGTTTGTGCACCAAAGATGGAAACAAATGCCTCGTGTTGATATTGAGCCGACGACCGGTAAGCCTTACAAGTTGCGCAGGCCAGAAGGACTCAATGTTCAGAAGGGAAGTGTTCTATCGAAGGTCCCTTTGTTGCATCTGCACTGTAGAGAGCTTGTGCTCCCCAACATTGCTAAATTCCTTCTAGTTTTTGATAGAAAATCAGAGAACCGGGACCCTGCACTTAGCTCAAAGCCAGATCTTCTTCGGTTTGTGGCACCTATGCCATCCCACATGAAAATTAGTTGGAATCTTATGTCATCCTATTTAGTTTAA
- the LOC133778610 gene encoding uncharacterized protein LOC133778610, translating into MALSLSSPWLLRFSFSYPALCLPNNQFGNNHTLLFKSFTLNLSKSFRTKASLGESERSNGLAENPVSELLDVELLSQVSAAKDAYEVLQMIEERSERNGGVVSVSDCLMIISAAIERNNPDLALSVFYAMRSSFDQGVAETGSFVEKWKWSRPDVRVYTSLVQGLAASLRVSDALRIINNICQVGVSPAEEVPFGKVVRCPSCMIAVAVAQPQQGIQIASCSKCRYQYELVSGNIISIESEEISMDVPAWQRGLRFLQINKQSIPAAVHSIVVQTPSGMARTHRFATETVDVPAQQGERVTIALAAPSSVYRQIGPLKFSPKSPNFYPGEPICLTNHEDDRESQLLRAPVKDKGSSLTNPSILFPVIALLASGDAASGVIDPSLPQFISVAAVASLAVGATLNTLVFPQLSKLPQKSADAIAIKQQLLSQYDVLQSRIRGLKEAAEKEVWMLARMCQLENKIFAVGEPTYRARRTKVKRVREGLENSLKGRIELIDSYARISSMIEIEVELDSDVLAAEAASNVESIAEQIQQIMELENLEERWKLQAEANDEAERLLSSQPMPTEQV; encoded by the exons ATGGCCTTGAGCTTGAGCTCTCCATGGCTTTTGCGCTTCTCTTTCTCTTACCCTGCTTTGTGTCTTCCCAATAACCAGTTCGGAAATAACCATACTCTGCTCTTCAAAAGCTTCACTCTCAATCTTTCTAAGTCTTTCAGAACGAAAGCCTCTCTGGGTGAGAGCGAACGCTCTAATGGGTTGGCTGAGAACCCGGTTTCGGAGCTTTTAGACGTTGAGTTGTTGAGTCAAGTTTCGGCTGCTAAGGATGCTTATGAGGTATTGCAGATGATCGAGGAAAGGTCTGAGAGAAATGGAGGTGTTGTGTCTGTTTCAGATTGCTTGATGATCATTTCGGCTGCTATTGAACGGAACAATCCTGACTTGGCTTTGTCTGTTTTCTATGCAATGCGTTCGAGTTTCGATCAAG GGGTTGCAGAAACTGGCTCTTTTGTTGAGAAATGGAAGTGGTCAAGGCCAGATGTTCGCGTTTACACGTCACTAGTTCAGGGTCTTGCAGCATCGCTAAGGGTTTCTGATGCTCTTAGAATAATCAACAACATTTGCCAAGTTGGAGTGTCTCCAGCTGAGGAG GTCCCCTTTGGGAAGGTTGTGAGATGTCCAAGTTGTATGATAGCTGTAGCGGTTGCACAACCTCAACAGGGTATTCAG ATAGCATCTTGTTCAAAGTGCCGCTATCAGTACGAACTTGTTTCTGGAAACATAATTAGCATTGAGTCGGAAGAAATCAG CATGGATGTTCCAGCATGGCAAAGGGGGCTCAGATTCCTGCAAATTAATAAGCAAAGCATTCCTGCTGCTGTTCATTCTATTGTG GTTCAGACCCCTTCTGGTATGGCACGGACACACCGGTTTGCTACTGAAACTGTTGATGTCCCAGCACAACAAGGAGAAAGAGTAACCATTGCTTTAGCAGCTCCATCCAGTGTTTATAGACAAATAGGTCCTTTAAAATTTAGTCCAAAGTCCCCAAATTTTTATCCAGGAGAACCTATCTGTTTGACAAACCATGAAGATGACAGAGAATCACAACTATTAAGGGCCCCAGTTAAAGATAAAGGCTCATCTTTAACTAACCCCTCCATTCTCTTTCCAGTCATTGCATTGCTAGCAAGTGGAGATGCCGCCTCTGGCGTTATAGACCCCAGCCTCCCCCAATTCATTTCAGTTGCAGCAGTAGCATCTCTTGCTGTTGGAGCTACTCTGAACACATTGGTTTTTCCCCAATTGAGTAAG CTTCCTCAAAAATCAGCGGATGCAATAGCTATCAAGCAGCAACTTTTATCTCAATACGACGTTCTTCAGTCTCGCATTAGAGGCCTGAAAGAAGCTGCTGAAAAAGAG GTTTGGATGTTGGCTCGGATGTGCCAACTTGAGAACAAAATCTTTGCTGTAGGAGAGCCTACTTACCG TGCTCGAAGAACTAAAGTCAAAAGAGTTAGAGAAGGACTGGAAAATTCTCTCAAGGGACGGATTGAACTGATTGACAGCTATGCAAGA ATATCTTCGATGATTGAAATTGAGGTAGAATTGGACTCAGACGTTCTTGCTGCAGAAGCAGCAAGCAATGTG GAGAGTATTGCTGAACAAATACAGCAGATAATGGAGTTAGAAAATCTTGAAGAG AGATGGAAGTTACAAGCTGAAGCAAATGATGAGGCAGAAAGACTTCTTAGCTCCCAACCAATGCCAACAGAACAGGTGTAA